A segment of the Etheostoma spectabile isolate EspeVRDwgs_2016 unplaced genomic scaffold, UIUC_Espe_1.0 scaffold00569428, whole genome shotgun sequence genome:
tagactttccctaacaagccaggagtaaagctgttcacctctaatctgctttactttctgcgctacacatctgctccctctgccaaggtcacaaaacaaaaggaagacacaacaaagtgcggcagtgatccagcacagcccccgcctgtgcaaagatttgaccatgggagaccagagagcagagacacgaaacctccactcccctcttcacccgtccagcaccctcaaaccttcccaaccccgaaccttctgaggattcatcgctgtctctactgatgtctccacacaccctttcccttattttccCCCATcattatgcaccccttcctacccccatggctcaccccgggcaaaagtaaaacgccaagcaccactaccaggatgtcagaaaactccttccccccagactgataaggacgcttgtgtgcaaaatctggcaagcactatctgatatgtgccgggccttggctgcaggactagtgatactaatgactcatttcaagacaagcccgggccctgtggattcagttcttcctcaatttctgttgtgataggtaataggaaaagaatggtgaataagcacttaactgcaaacttagcaaatttagcatccattcctcgtcagctacagcctgtcccaaaaaatgaaaacacactaacactagccttactaaacgtcaggtctttggcaggaaaatcatttttaatcaatgattttattactaagcacaatctagattttatgtttttaactgaaacctggttagaccataacaacagcgctgctgttctcatcgagtcagctccccctaacttcagttttatgagtgagaatagagtgaataagaaaggaggtggagtcgccattttgtttaatgactcattccactgtacgcaaatatgttatggaaattttgtttcttttgaatatgttgctcttcaattaagatcttcccctcaagcgatgtttctaaatatctacaggccacctaaatattgtgcaaccttcattgatgacttcactgaactgctgtctattatctgcattaactttgattgtgtaatcattgcggtgattttaacattcatgttgacagcccccaggacagggggaacaaagagctgtgttgttttttgagaactatggactgactcagcatgtgacggagcccacccacaataagggcacactctggacttgattgtctccaaaggtctgaacatttccaagttgtggtgactgacgttgctctctcagatcattcctgtgttttctttaacggcactatctctgtgcccaaagtgTCCAACAAGATAATCagaaacggtatatcactgaaaacaccagtgacacatttatacagcttttctcctccacaccagcctcctgggctatcagtcagtgagcttgtagataatttcaactgtaaaattacaaatgttattgatgccattgctcccactaaggtcaaagttgtatctggtaagaaaagatctccatggagaaatgtcctactggtgagaacagaaaaagagagtgtaggaaagctgaacgaagtgGCGAAAaccaaatctcctggtccattataactcctataaagagagacttcttcgcatttataatttggaactgggAATGCAagaggtccttcttctctgatattatctctagaaacataataattcccgtgctttgtttgctactgttgataggttaacaaaccctccagtaccagtagcatctgaacttttatctaccaaggcctgcaatgactttgcctccttcttcaaagacaaaattcaaaagattagacaaacagtcattgcctccatatcaagtccaggatatgtgttgtcacagtgttcagcaaaaatagttccaatatgacagaatttcacacgatcaaccatacaaacctggaggacattattcaacatctgaaaacctcgacctgttgccttgatgttctaccaacgggacttttcaaaaatgttttccaattgtttgacttctgatcttctacagattgtgacacatctcttctttcaggtatctttccacaggccctgaaaactgcagtaatcaaagccactcttaaaaaagaacacctagacaagtcactaatgagcaactataggccaatatcaaaccttccgtttttaagtaaaatcattgaaaaagtagtctttcaacaactcaaccatttttGTCACTAAGCaccagttttgatacctttcagtcgggtttccgaccacaccacagcacctGAAAACGGCTCTTGTCCAATCTTTAATGACATccccttaacacagataatggcaaaatttcaatcttagtatacttgatctcagtgctgcatttgacacggtccgaccacgacatactactagaccgattggaaaactgcgttgccttttctggctcagtactaaactggtttgaatcctacctaaagaatagggattactttgtgtctataggtaattatgcatctgagcgtacaaatatgacgtgcggagttccgcaaggctccattctggggcctcttctgtttaacctctacatgcttccactggctcagattatggagaaaaacaaaataagttaccatagttatgcggacgacaccaaatttacataaccttatcgccagggtactatagtccaatacaaaactgactaagtgcatcgaacaaattaacggctggatgtgccagaactttctgaaattaaatgaaggaaaaactgaggtggttgttttggagcaagagaggaacgattaaaagtctgcgctcagcttcaaacaacaatgttaaaaacaacagacaaagccagaaatcttggtgtagtcatggactcagacctgaactttaacagccacattaagacaattacaaagtcagcctactatcaccttaagaataatcaaggttaaaggacttatgtgtcaacaggatttggaaaacttgtccatgcctttatcttcagtagacttgactactgtaacggggtctttacaggtctccctaaaaaatcaatcagcagctgcagctgattcagaacgctgctgctcgagtcctcactaagaccaagagactggatcacatcactccagttctgaagtctttacactggcttcctgtgtctcaaagaattgatttcaaagtactcttgctagtttttaaatcactacggtttaggtccaaaatatattgctgatctgctactacactatgaaccacccagacctctcagtcatctggacaggtctgctttctgtccccagagtcagaactaaacagggtgaagcagctttcagtttctatgctcctcatatctggaataactcccagaaacctgtagatccgctgctactctcagttcttttaaatcaaggctgaagacctttctatttgatgctgcctttctttaaatgactaatcatttctttaaatttcttatgctgcactgtaaatttattcttgtgttttttatgtttctctttgtttttaactgtctattcatgtgttttaccggtttttaatgcttgtgatttttaactgtttttacttgtgttttatctgtttaactgattttgtgtaaagcactttgaattgccttgttgctgaaatgtgctatacaaataaagctgccttgccttgccttgccttgacacacaaagagaaaatagGATGCAGATGAAACATTAACAAAGCTGTCACCCAGAAGAGAGACACAGTAATATGGACAGTAACATATTAGGAACACAACTACCAGAACACCAAGAGTCCTGGCTGCTTTCAGCTCTGATTTCTTTGCCTTTGGAGTCACTGACAGCTGGAGTGTGACAACTGTAATGTGAGCGCGCATGGCACGGGCCTGAGACACAGCCACGGCAAATACTCTCAGATACAGAGCTACGATGACAGTAACTGTAACAATTAAGGACAAAACAAGATCTATTACTGCTGTGAAATAGTCAATGACCAACACACATTCTCCGTAGCAGGAATTATACCTCCCTGGTTGAGTCAGGTCATCCTTCACAAAGAAAAGGCTGTAGGAAGCAGAATAGAgccaacacagaaaaacactgagTTTAACTCTGTTCATGGTGATTCTGGTGTTGTAATGCAGAGGGTCACAAATAGCCACATAACGGTCAACTGATATGAGCACTATGTCACCTAGTGAGGAGACAGAAATGATGATTGAAAGATAATtatacagaaaacacacaaagtcaccAAGAAACCAGCAGGATGTTTTTTTGAAGATTTCTCCCGGCATCACCACGAGGCCCACAAGAAGGTCtgagacagccagagagaggaggaggatgttggTGGGGGTGTGGAGCTGcctgcagagaaagaggaaagtaTCATAAAACCAATAACGCTGACGGAACAACCCTAACCAGTtctcaaaagtaaaaatataaaatacatattagtttaaatattttttaacccACCACATCAGTTAGAGTAGACAGTTAAAATGACTTGGTTGAGAAAGAAAGCAATGATTAATATTGGTAAGAGTAGACATGAACAACAGTCTCTGGAATCTAAGTCATTTGGAgagacaagacatttgaagcaACATCATTCAGAATTAACTTAAAGACAATTCTTCCAAATATACAGCAGCTGTTCACGTTTTAAAGTTACACATCCTGTAGAGAGAAGCAAAGAAGTTCATATCTGCCTGAAGTGGGAGATTGAGATGATAATGAGCAGGTTGAGAGTCACAGTGGTCAGAGAGATGGAGTAGCACACATTGTAAAGAACCAGTGTTTGGGGCCAAGGAGACGAGGGCTTCCTGCAGGAGGTGTTTGGGAACTGTGGAAAGCAGAGCTCGGCTCCGTCCTCAACCTCCATCTGCAGAGGTCTGCAGATAGCTGCAGCTCTGGCAGCTTTCTGAACAAACCTGAGTCATGTAACtgatttatctctctctcattctcttcatcccctcctctttctccgtCCCTGTTTGACTCTGATGCCCCTCCTCCCTGACTCTGCACATCCCACCATCATCTTCGCTCTCTCTGTAACCCTGCcttttttcactgtttctcttctgtcattttctacccttgttttctttcctttgtccTATTATTAAAATCTTTTCAAGTTTCTAAAACAGAAGTTTTGCATTTCCAGCTCTGTCTCTACAACcatgtggagtaaggtctggatACACCAccgatgcattctgggataggagaaaataacact
Coding sequences within it:
- the LOC116684971 gene encoding trace amine-associated receptor 13c-like, with protein sequence MEVEDGAELCFPQFPNTSCRKPSSPWPQTLVLYNVCYSISLTTVTLNLLIIISISHFRQLHTPTNILLLSLAVSDLLVGLVVMPGEIFKKTSCWFLGDFVCFLYNYLSIIISVSSLGDIVLISVDRYVAICDPLHYNTRITMNRVKLSVFLCWLYSASYSLFFVKDDLTQPGRYNSCYGECVLVIDYFTAVIDLVLSLIVTVTVIVALYLRVFAVAVSQARAMRAHITVVTLQLSVTPKAKKSELKAARTLGVLLNPVIYALFYPWFRKAVKLIDSSDTAARLL